In one window of Solanum pennellii chromosome 2, SPENNV200 DNA:
- the LOC114076008 gene encoding berberine bridge enzyme-like 21, whose protein sequence is MCNKKDDSTLLYISDNPFVLIDLRNPRLISIDTQKKKTDWIQAGGTLEEVYYRIAEKNKKLAFVAGVCPSVGVGGHFSGGGYGMMSQKFGIATDNIIDAKLIDANGQIQDRESMGEDLFWAIRGGGGTSFGLIISWKIKLVDITEKVTVFNVPWTLEQNVAQLVYKHYKKSVEYMKIFLGILYENSQEFLMKKNQKVKVIISC, encoded by the exons atgtGTAACAAAAAAG ATGACTCCACACTTCTATATATTTCTGACAACCCCTTTGTCCTAATTGATCTTAGAAACCCAAGATTAATCTCCATtgatacccaaaaaaaaaagactgaTTGGATTCAAGCTGGCGGGACCCTAGAAGAAGTTTACTATAGAATCgcggaaaaaaataaaaaattagccTTTGTTGCTGGGGTTTGCCCTAGTGTTGGTGTTGGTGGACACTTTAGTGGCGGAGGATATGGTATGATGTCACAAAAATTTGGTATTGCTACTGATAACATCATTGATGCAAAATTAATTGATGCTAACGGACAAATCCAGGATCGAGAATCAATGGGTGAGGATCTCTTTTGGGCTATTAGAGGAGGTGGAGGGACCAGTTTTGGTCTCATTATCTCAtggaaaataaaattagttgatATTACAGAGAAGGTAACGGTGTTCAATGTGCCATGGACATTGGAACAAAATGTTGCGCAACTTGTTTACAAACACTATAAGAAAAGTGTAGAGTATATGAAGATTTTTCTCGGAATTTTGTATGAAAACTCGCAGGAATTTCTCATGAAAAAGAATCAGAAGGTAAAGGTAATAATTTCCTGCTAA